The following are from one region of the Colias croceus chromosome 4, ilColCroc2.1 genome:
- the LOC123690836 gene encoding transcription factor Adf-1-like, which produces MSGCAMSFEEILAKVKQHPELWLPTHKFYKFKSHQIKAWEQIATELNIEEKLLKTRWKYLKDHYRKEMKKIVAKDLEKSRWHYFDQLSFLTEELLSEGKRKIYKEPPETDSDQEPPKKKILPEPSSSTADPSLFMISKLKEITDKIDSQSGSSEDLKNDPDYMFLMSVLPTVRNLSDVQKFVFRGKINEWLLEALTQNEYSEQYEPKYIVDS; this is translated from the exons ATGAGCGGTTGTGCCATGTCTTTCGAAGAGATACTCGCGAAAGTTAAGCAGCACCCGGAGCTGTGGCTCCCGACGCACAAGTTCTACAAGTTTAAGTCGCACCAAATCAAGGCCTGGGAGCAGATTGCGACGGAGCTCAATATAGAGG AAAAGCTACTCAAAACAAGATGGAAGTACCTGAAAGACCACTACCGCAAGGAAATGAAGAAGATCGTGGCTAAGGACTTGGAGAAGTCACGCTGGCACTACTTCGATCAGCTAAGCTTCCTCACAGAAGAACTACTCTCAGAAGGGAAgaggaaaatatataaagaacCGCCAGAGACAGACAGCGATCAAGAACCACCGAAAAAAAAGATACTTCCAGAACCTTCTAGCAGTACTGCAGATCCCAGTCTATTCATGATCAGTAAGTTGAAGGAAATAACAGACAAGATAGATAGCCAAAGCGGTAGCAGTGAAGATCTAAAGAATGACCCAGACTATATGTTCCTAATGAGCGTCCTGCCAACAGTCCGGAATTTGTCAGATGTACAGAAATTTGTGTTCAGAGGAAAGATAAACGAATGGTTGTTAGAGGCACTAACTCAAAATGAATATTCAGAGCAGTATGAGCCAAAATACATAGTGGATTCATAG